One genomic window of Pseudoxanthomonas sp. includes the following:
- a CDS encoding autotransporter outer membrane beta-barrel domain-containing protein codes for MWSAGTIRSGGTQGSGQRTNVDFQTDGVSVGADYRVNGRFAWGGGFGWARDDSDVGQHDSRSDATAQTIALYASYHPGQRWFVDGLIGYQNLSFDLARYLTANGGRVDANRDGRQWLASLSVGADLAFGQGLTLTPYGRVDVAHGTLDGYVEQGDAFYALRYASMDVATTTGNAGMKLDFRRRIGWGWFAPLLRMEYQHDFQGRSTARFGYADVLGAMPYSSTAADQDRNRFNVSAGAQLQTEGGFSTRLEVQSTLGNGSDSDHGVMLNIEKRY; via the coding sequence TTGTGGAGTGCCGGCACCATCCGTTCGGGCGGCACCCAGGGCAGCGGCCAGCGCACTAACGTGGATTTCCAGACCGATGGCGTCAGCGTGGGTGCGGATTACCGCGTCAATGGCCGGTTCGCCTGGGGCGGCGGCTTTGGCTGGGCGCGTGACGACAGCGATGTTGGCCAGCACGACAGCCGCAGCGATGCCACCGCCCAGACCATCGCGCTGTACGCCAGCTATCACCCGGGGCAACGCTGGTTCGTGGATGGCTTGATCGGCTACCAGAACCTGTCCTTCGATCTGGCGCGTTACCTCACGGCCAACGGTGGCCGTGTTGACGCCAACCGCGACGGGCGCCAGTGGTTGGCTTCGTTGTCGGTGGGTGCGGACCTGGCTTTCGGCCAAGGCCTGACCCTGACCCCCTACGGTCGCGTGGATGTGGCCCACGGCACGCTGGATGGTTATGTGGAGCAGGGCGATGCGTTCTATGCGCTGCGCTATGCATCGATGGATGTGGCCACCACGACCGGCAATGCGGGCATGAAGCTGGATTTCCGCCGCCGCATCGGCTGGGGCTGGTTTGCGCCGCTGCTGCGCATGGAGTACCAGCACGACTTCCAGGGACGCAGCACCGCGCGCTTCGGCTATGCCGATGTGCTCGGCGCCATGCCTTACAGCAGCACGGCAGCCGATCAGGATCGCAATCGCTTCAACGTTTCTGCCGGCGCCCAGCTGCAGACCGAAGGCGGCTTCAGCACCCGCCTGGAAGTGCAGAGCACGCTGGGTAACGGAAGCGACAGCGATCATGGCGTGATGCTCAACATCGAGAAGCGCTACTAA
- the recC gene encoding exodeoxyribonuclease V subunit gamma: MQDSRPDFRLYPSNSLEVLAGLLAAELRRPVPGQSILVPEVVLIPQVAMRRWLQATLAAAHEVAANLEFLTPGEFIARALEANLGKAQDELDAATLQWRLYAALTDDALLAQPALAALRGYLSGDDALKPWALAGELASVFEKYQAWRRDWLLRWEAGADPLDPQAVLWRHVAQGRGYRARRIQDYLDRFSGDTAALPVGLPRRVFAFATLNISPDVLRVLATQARVGTMHFYLPTPTQSYWGDLQTLAARLREGDANPFGDEAGENRLLQAWGAAGRDFMAVLGSYEVVHPTGEIAAYDDPEERAGRTRADGGLADSLLHRLQADLFHRRGRPGGALRDTLDRDDPSLQVHACHTRLRELQVLHDQLRGLLEDPRFDPPLQPREIAVLAPDIDPYVPYLEAVFGGRGQDDRIPYALADTSPLAGEPLAEVFVRLLGLPVSRFGLNETLDLLASPPLAEAAGLDAAAFERLHGWLQAAGARWGLNAEHRAQHAAPRDDAYTWQFALDRLLLGYASGSEDEIEGVAPWPQLEGGALSALDALIRLLRVLSRAQQALGEALPPQAWRERLLGLLDALLPQTPSAQATQRALDRLRKLIDDFANAAERASFDAPLPAEVVRAHFAAVLAEADTRAPLLTGGISVGRMVPMRLLPFRVICLLGMNDGDFPRRDPAAGLNQLTAQLGTDQRRHGDRSTREDDRFLFLQLFASAQDAFYLSYLGADPRDGSVREPSVLATELIAAAADYHVDAKQAAEAMTVRHALQPFAPAAFGADGDPRRFSYRGQWQPAAGRIGGHRERLKPWFDHALPALEHIESELSLDELRRFFTAPATQFLRQRLDLRLADEAETSQDVEPLLLAGGGLEKLQLQHEVFDALLTGSDADLYARLRARALLPSGPLGRRELDALVDATRPYAEALSAWRSDAEATSQRVEVELDGVRLHGRLAGLYPHGQAQLRFGALNGPAAIRQGLDWLLASAADLRLPQVRFHDGGEAGIGPFERPVLAPDIARTVLRHLLQLRRDGLQAPLVFGPYSGWEYFNGADADKATKAAAAKWRGSDRAWGEGTAESYRLALRGRDPFADSTLLAQFANTSFAVYRAVMDGAIHTGFGEDRSFTVEADAEVDA, from the coding sequence ATGCAGGATTCGCGCCCGGACTTTCGCCTCTATCCCTCCAACTCACTTGAAGTGCTGGCCGGCCTGCTGGCGGCCGAACTGCGCCGGCCCGTACCCGGACAGTCGATCCTGGTCCCCGAGGTGGTGCTGATCCCGCAGGTGGCGATGCGCCGCTGGCTGCAGGCCACGCTGGCCGCCGCGCACGAGGTGGCGGCGAATCTGGAGTTCCTGACCCCTGGCGAGTTCATCGCCCGCGCGCTGGAAGCCAATCTCGGCAAGGCCCAGGACGAACTGGACGCGGCCACCCTGCAGTGGCGCCTGTATGCCGCACTGACCGATGACGCCCTGCTGGCGCAGCCGGCGCTGGCCGCCTTGCGCGGCTATCTGTCCGGTGATGACGCCCTCAAGCCCTGGGCCCTGGCCGGCGAACTGGCCAGCGTGTTCGAGAAATACCAGGCCTGGCGCCGCGACTGGCTGCTGCGCTGGGAAGCCGGCGCCGATCCGCTCGACCCGCAGGCCGTGTTGTGGCGACACGTGGCACAGGGCCGCGGTTATCGCGCGCGGCGCATCCAGGATTACCTGGACCGGTTCAGTGGCGACACCGCCGCGCTGCCGGTCGGGCTGCCCAGGCGCGTGTTCGCTTTCGCCACGCTCAATATTTCACCCGACGTGCTGCGCGTGCTGGCCACCCAGGCGCGGGTCGGCACGATGCATTTCTACCTGCCCACGCCGACCCAGTCCTACTGGGGCGACCTGCAGACCCTGGCCGCGAGGTTGCGCGAGGGCGATGCCAACCCGTTCGGTGACGAAGCCGGCGAAAACCGCCTGCTCCAGGCCTGGGGCGCGGCCGGCCGCGACTTCATGGCGGTGCTGGGCAGTTACGAAGTGGTCCACCCGACCGGCGAGATCGCCGCCTACGACGACCCGGAAGAACGCGCTGGCCGCACCCGCGCCGACGGTGGCCTGGCAGACAGCCTGCTGCACCGGCTGCAGGCCGACCTGTTCCACCGTCGCGGCAGGCCGGGTGGCGCGCTGCGTGACACGCTGGACCGCGACGACCCCAGCCTGCAGGTCCATGCCTGCCACACTCGCCTGCGCGAACTGCAGGTGCTGCACGACCAGCTGCGCGGCTTGCTGGAAGACCCGCGCTTCGACCCGCCGCTGCAGCCGCGCGAGATCGCCGTGCTGGCGCCGGACATCGATCCCTACGTGCCGTACCTGGAAGCGGTGTTCGGCGGCCGCGGCCAGGACGACCGCATTCCCTACGCGCTGGCCGACACCAGCCCGCTGGCCGGCGAGCCGCTGGCCGAGGTGTTCGTGCGCCTGCTTGGCCTGCCGGTGTCGCGCTTCGGCTTGAACGAAACCCTGGACCTGCTGGCCAGCCCGCCCCTGGCCGAGGCCGCCGGGCTGGATGCGGCCGCGTTCGAACGCCTGCACGGCTGGCTGCAGGCCGCCGGCGCGCGCTGGGGGCTCAATGCCGAACACCGCGCCCAGCACGCCGCGCCGCGCGACGACGCCTACACCTGGCAGTTCGCGCTCGATCGGCTGCTGCTGGGCTATGCCAGCGGCAGCGAGGACGAGATCGAAGGCGTCGCGCCATGGCCGCAGCTGGAAGGCGGCGCGCTGTCGGCGCTGGACGCCTTGATCCGGCTGCTGCGGGTGCTGTCGCGCGCGCAGCAGGCGCTGGGCGAAGCGCTGCCGCCGCAGGCCTGGCGCGAACGCCTGCTCGGCCTGCTCGATGCCTTGCTGCCGCAGACGCCATCGGCCCAGGCAACGCAGCGCGCGCTGGACCGGCTGCGCAAGCTCATCGACGACTTCGCCAACGCGGCCGAGCGCGCCAGCTTCGACGCGCCGCTGCCGGCCGAGGTAGTGCGCGCGCATTTCGCCGCCGTGCTGGCCGAGGCCGACACGCGCGCGCCGCTGCTGACCGGTGGCATCAGCGTCGGCCGCATGGTGCCGATGCGGCTGTTGCCGTTCCGCGTCATCTGCCTGCTGGGCATGAACGATGGCGATTTCCCGCGCCGCGATCCGGCCGCCGGGCTCAACCAGCTCACCGCGCAGCTGGGCACCGACCAGCGCCGCCACGGCGACCGCTCCACCCGCGAGGACGACCGCTTCCTGTTCCTGCAGCTGTTCGCCTCGGCGCAGGACGCGTTCTACCTGAGCTACCTGGGCGCAGATCCGCGCGATGGCAGCGTGCGCGAGCCGTCGGTGCTGGCGACCGAACTGATCGCCGCCGCCGCCGATTATCACGTCGACGCCAAACAAGCGGCCGAGGCCATGACCGTGCGCCATGCCTTGCAGCCGTTCGCGCCCGCTGCGTTCGGCGCCGATGGCGATCCGCGCCGATTCAGCTATCGCGGCCAGTGGCAGCCGGCAGCGGGACGCATCGGCGGCCACCGCGAACGCCTGAAGCCCTGGTTCGATCACGCACTGCCGGCGCTGGAGCACATCGAAAGCGAACTGTCGCTGGACGAGCTGCGGCGTTTCTTCACCGCACCGGCCACCCAGTTCCTGCGCCAGCGCCTGGACCTGCGCCTGGCCGACGAAGCCGAAACCAGCCAGGACGTCGAGCCGTTGCTGCTGGCCGGTGGCGGCCTGGAAAAACTGCAGCTGCAGCACGAAGTCTTCGACGCGCTGCTGACCGGTAGCGATGCGGATCTGTACGCACGCCTGCGGGCCCGCGCGCTGCTGCCGTCCGGGCCATTGGGCCGGCGTGAACTGGACGCGCTGGTCGATGCCACCCGGCCGTATGCCGAGGCGTTGTCCGCATGGCGCAGCGATGCCGAGGCGACCTCGCAGCGTGTGGAAGTGGAACTGGATGGCGTGCGCCTGCACGGGCGATTGGCGGGCCTCTATCCACACGGCCAGGCGCAGCTGCGTTTCGGCGCCCTCAACGGCCCGGCCGCGATCCGCCAGGGCCTGGACTGGCTGCTGGCCAGCGCTGCCGACCTGCGTTTGCCGCAGGTGCGTTTCCATGACGGTGGCGAAGCCGGCATCGGCCCGTTCGAGCGCCCCGTACTGGCGCCCGACATCGCGCGCACCGTGCTGCGCCACCTGCTGCAGCTGCGCCGTGACGGGCTGCAAGCGCCGCTGGTGTTCGGACCGTATAGCGGCTGGGAATATTTCAACGGAGCCGATGCCGACAAGGCCACCAAGGCCGCCGCGGCCAAGTGGCGTGGCAGTGACCGCGCATGGGGCGAAGGCACCGCCGAAAGCTATCGCCTGGCCCTGCGCGGCCGCGATCCCTTCGCCGATTCCACGCTGCTGGCCCAGTTCGCCAACACCAGCTTCGCCGTGTATCGCGCGGTGATGGACGGCGCAATCCACACCGGCTTCGGCGAAGACCGCAGCTTCACGGTGGAAGCGGATGCGGAGGTGGACGCGTGA